The genomic window TTTTGCCGCCGGTTCGGGTTTGGGGGAAAAACTTGATCTGGGCGGTTCATATCGATATTACGGCGAAGCGCAAGGCGAAAACAATAAAAGGCATTTGTGGAATCTTGGGCTGATTACAAAATCAGGCCGTGATATTTCTATCGCCGCTGTGCTGTCGAATCTCAATCGAGGGAAAATCGACGGGCAGAAAAGTTTTGTCGAGCAGCGCTACTCGCTCGCCTACCGTCTGCTCGGCGATAAAGCCACTGTCGCCGTCGATATGTTTCTGTCTACCAACAATAAATTGAGTGAAGCCGATTATATCTATCATCTCGAATTCGTCCCCGTGCCCGGTCTATTTGTAAATGGCTTTCTTGATTCGGACAGAAATTTCCAATTGGGAATTCGCGCCAATCTGCTCCGTTACTTCACTGGCTCAAAGAGCAATTTCAACCGAAGCGGCGATGAACAGCGATCCACGGTTTTCGCGGGAATGTCGACACTGCGCCAACATTCTATTATTCCGGAACCGAAGCGGAGGTTGTCGGTTAACATAGGAAATCAATCCGAAAATCCGGTACGTCCGTTTTTTGCGCCCCGCGAGACTCCGTTCGCCGAACTGATCACGAGCCTTTACCATGCGGCTGAAGATAAAACAATCCGAGAATTAATTGTCGAGTTTGGCCGTGAGCGAATCAGATTTGCACATGCCCAGGAAATTCGGCAGGCGTTGGAGACCTGCAAAGCAGCAGGTAAAAAAGTCACCTGCTATATCAACCGCCCGAACAATACCACCTATTATATTTCATCGGTCGCCGATGCCATTCTCATTCCGCCTGTCTCACAATTGAATTTGATTGGATTAAAAGCCGAGCTGACATTTTATGCCGCAACCCTTGACAAACTCGGCGTGAAAGTAGAATTGCTTCGCATTGGTGCATACAAAACCGCCGCCGAGAGTTACACCCGTTCCGCATCGACTGAAGAAAATCGTGAGCAGGTCAACCGCCTGCTCGATGATATCTATGATCAATTCACCGCAACAATTGCACAGGGACGTTCCATCAGCCAGGATTCGGTCAAGAAAATTATCGACGGCGGGCCATACACCTCGGAAGAGGCGATTCGATATGGTCTGGTCGATGCCTTAAGCTATCGCGAGGATCTGCCCGGCAAATTTCTTACGAAAATGCCTGAGGTCTCATTCCGTCGTTATCAATCGGACACGCTTCTCAGCGATAAGTGGGCTAAGAAACCAGTACTCGCGCTTGTGGTTGCCGAGGGAGAAATACGCTCAGGCGATGCTGGCTCGATGTTTGGCGCATCGGTCGGAGTAACTCCAAAGGGGATGAAGCGCGGTTTTCAGCAAGCGCTGGCAAACCGGGACGTGCGCGGAATTGTTTTGCGGGTGGATTCGCCCGGCGGAGACGCGCTTGCCGGAGAACAAATTCACAAGAGCGTTACTGATGCCGCTAAGAAAAAGCCATTGGTGGTTTCGATGGCCAACGCGGCGGCCTCGGGGGGCTTCTATATCGCGACTCCGGCTCGAAAACTTTTCGCAAGCTCCTCAAGTATCACCGGTTCGATTGGAATTTTTGGAGGTAAAGCAGATTTCAGCGGGCTTTATGACAAAATTGATCTCGGCAAAGAACTTTACACACGGGGCACGTTTGCGGGAATGCTTACCACAATTCGTCCGTTCACAGAAATGGAACGCGAGAAATATTTTTCGCACCTGACTTCGCTTTACGATCATTTCGTGAAACTTGTCGCCGAGAACCGACATCTTTCCACTGATTCTATCGACGCGCTCGGTCGCGGTCAAATCTGGACTGGCCGCGAGGCTTTGGATAACGGGCTGATTGACGCAATCGGCGGACTATATGAATCACTCCGCTATACCGCACATGAAAGCGGATTGGACGGCAAGGAATACGAGATCGCGATTTACCCGAGACAGCGAAGGTTTTTCGCGCTCCCGGGACTCTCGCTTATGAATTCAATAACTGGCATTTTCACCGGCTCACGCGAAAACAACTCTATTCCGTTGCAGAGCGTCATCGATTCGCCCGATGGATTTTTATTTACGCGAATGCCGTTTGATATTGAGATAGATTGAGCGCCGAGTTACCCACTGAAAGAAGTGGTGTCAGGCGCCCTCGCCTGACAGTTAAATTATAGTGTTGGGCGAGGGCGCCCGACACCACAGAATGAGTACTATCACACCGTCCCGACAAATGTGGGAGTGTGGTACCCCTGATAATGTCATCCCGGCGCAGGCCGGGAACCAGGTCAGCCTCCCTTGTTTTAAATAGCGATTCCTCCCAGGCCCCCCATGATCCTTCTACAACCTTCTCCCGCTTGCCGTATCAAAAAACAACAGCTCGCTCGCTTTCACTGAAAAGTGCACCGGCTGGCCAAGCGGAGGAGGAGAAGCAAACACCGACGATGCCGTCAGTGTCAAATTCGCAAACGATAAAGTCATAGTATAATGATCGCCTAAATATTCATACGACAGCAGTTTCCCCTGAAGTTCCGCGGTCGAATGAATTTCCACGGCTTCTGGGCGTATTCCCACCTGAAACGGATTTTTAAGTTTGGAGAGAGTCTCTTCTTGTAAAGGCAATCCAAGCGGCAACAATTTTCCGGATTCAATCCGACCTTCAAATATATTTATTGTTGGTTGTCCCAAAAATCTTGCCGTAAATATATTCGCCGGACGCCGGTAAAGCTCCTCAGGCGTGCCAAGCTGCTCGACTGTGCCGCTATTCAAAAGCGCAATCCTGTCAGCCATGGTTAGAGCCTCGACTTGGTCATGGGTCACGTGCACCATCGTTTTTTTCAACCGCTTCTGGAGCGTGACTATTTCCTGACGCATGCGAAGCCGCAAATCGGCATCGAGATTCGACAACGGCTCATCGAGTAGAAAAATGGCCGGCTCACGGATAATCGCCCGCCCGAGCGCCACCCGCTGTCTCTGGCCGCCGCTCAACTG from Candidatus Zixiibacteriota bacterium includes these protein-coding regions:
- a CDS encoding ABC transporter ATP-binding protein, coding for MSGLVVKNISKKFSSTPVLDNVSLELADGELLVLLGPSGCGKSTLLRIISGLEEADSGEIYIGGRRVDQLPPRARDVSLVFQNYSLYPHMSIAQNLAFPLSVAGVKKDEIKKRVQETANMLGLGDRLADKPGQLSGGQRQRVALGRAIIREPAIFLLDEPLSNLDADLRLRMRQEIVTLQKRLKKTMVHVTHDQVEALTMADRIALLNSGTVEQLGTPEELYRRPANIFTARFLGQPTINIFEGRIESGKLLPLGLPLQEETLSKLKNPFQVGIRPEAVEIHSTAELQGKLLSYEYLGDHYTMTLSFANLTLTASSVFASPPPLGQPVHFSVKASELLFFDTASGRRL
- a CDS encoding S49 family peptidase, whose amino-acid sequence is MKITLTASIIFLSLVVSSSAQSERQRLALPEGIFYYQPAASVFGTEATWINPASLSRYSAGSIQIMADHADGRFADSWGYTASYEKLSTAFRRLLQRDGAETKEYIFAAGSGLGEKLDLGGSYRYYGEAQGENNKRHLWNLGLITKSGRDISIAAVLSNLNRGKIDGQKSFVEQRYSLAYRLLGDKATVAVDMFLSTNNKLSEADYIYHLEFVPVPGLFVNGFLDSDRNFQLGIRANLLRYFTGSKSNFNRSGDEQRSTVFAGMSTLRQHSIIPEPKRRLSVNIGNQSENPVRPFFAPRETPFAELITSLYHAAEDKTIRELIVEFGRERIRFAHAQEIRQALETCKAAGKKVTCYINRPNNTTYYISSVADAILIPPVSQLNLIGLKAELTFYAATLDKLGVKVELLRIGAYKTAAESYTRSASTEENREQVNRLLDDIYDQFTATIAQGRSISQDSVKKIIDGGPYTSEEAIRYGLVDALSYREDLPGKFLTKMPEVSFRRYQSDTLLSDKWAKKPVLALVVAEGEIRSGDAGSMFGASVGVTPKGMKRGFQQALANRDVRGIVLRVDSPGGDALAGEQIHKSVTDAAKKKPLVVSMANAAASGGFYIATPARKLFASSSSITGSIGIFGGKADFSGLYDKIDLGKELYTRGTFAGMLTTIRPFTEMEREKYFSHLTSLYDHFVKLVAENRHLSTDSIDALGRGQIWTGREALDNGLIDAIGGLYESLRYTAHESGLDGKEYEIAIYPRQRRFFALPGLSLMNSITGIFTGSRENNSIPLQSVIDSPDGFLFTRMPFDIEID